In a genomic window of Erigeron canadensis isolate Cc75 chromosome 5, C_canadensis_v1, whole genome shotgun sequence:
- the LOC122600900 gene encoding arginine decarboxylase-like, with amino-acid sequence MCSTSTTKRACSTQERNYKMTGKKDEKMGLPNNANTAMNNMTISDSKNSENHKQPQLVTILKALAQQKVATFQFPGHNRGRAAPSSLSDVIGVQPFLHDISMPPEIGSLFALEGPIWNAQKKAAELFGATQTWFLVGGTTCGIQASIMATCSPGDILILPRNAHKSTFSSMVLSGAIPKYITSEYDSDWDIVGSITPSQVEEAIQELDDQGLKASAILITSPTYHGICSNLEKISLLCHSHNIPIIVDEAHGAHLGFHEKFPQSALNQGVDISIQSTHKILSSLTQSSMLHMSGKLVDRERLCQCLQSLQSTSASYLLLASLDAARAQLSGNPKTIFNKAVEIAMEAKNFIEKIPGITVLNCDDPLRITIGVWKLGISGFVANEILYEEGVIAELSGTRSLTFAINLGTTRDDVMRLVSGLRHISETYDSLIRANEKGSNDVHIKAFLGTTATSGMILSPREAFFASKTSVSCKDGIGKVCGELVCPYPPGIPLLIPGEVITEEALSYVVEVLQNGGFVSGAADPGLSTIVICVNPA; translated from the exons ATGTGTAGCACCAGCACCACAAAAAGAGCTTGCAGTACTCAG GAAAGGAACTACAAAATGACAGGGAAGAAAGATGAGAAGATGGGGCTACCGAACAACGCAAACACTGCTATGAATAACATGACTATCTCAGATTCTAAAAATTCTGAAAACCATAAACAACCCCAACTAGTTACTATCCTAAAAGCTTTAGCCCAACAAAAAGTGGCCACTTTCCAGTTTCCTGGCCACAACAGGGGCCGGGCAGCACCATCATCGTTGTCTGATGTGATTGGAGTACAGCCTTTCCTTCATGACATTTCTATGCCTCCAGAGATTGGGAGCCTATTTGCACTTGAAGGCCCGATTTGGAATGCACAAAAGAAAGCAGCTGAGTTGTTTGGAGCTACGCAAACATGGTTCCTTGTTGGCGGTACAACGTGTGGGATTCAAGCGTCAATAATGGCTACTTGTTCACCTGGAGATATCTTAATTCTTCCACGAAACGCTCACAAATCAACATTTTCTTCTATGGTATTGTCTGGGGCTATACCAAAATACATCACCTCGGAATATGATTCTGACTGGGACATTGTTGGTAGCATCACTCCTTCACAA GTGGAGGAAGCAATCCAAGAATTAGATGATCAAGGTCTAAAAGCATCAGCGATTCTTATCACATCTCCAACTTATCACGGTATCTGCAGCAATCTCGAAAAGATTTCCTTGTTATGTCATTCTCACAACATTCCCATCATTGTGGATGAGGCTCACGGCGCACACTTAGGATTTCATGAAAAATTTCCGCAGTCAGCTCTGAACCAAGGGGTTGACATTTCTATACAGTCAACGCACAAGATATTAAGCTCTCTTACCCAATCATCCATGCTACACATGTCAGGAAAGCTCGTGGATAGAGAACGACTATGTCAATGCCTACAAAGCCTTCAAAGCACAAGTGCAAGTTATCTACTTTTAGCTTCTTTAGATGCTGCAAGGGCTCAATTAAGCGGTAACCCAAAAACCATCTTCAATAAAGCAGTTGAAATAGCCATGGAAGCAAAGAATTTTATAGAAAAGATTCCTGGAATTACCGTCCTAAATTGTGATGATCCTTTAAGAATTACAATAGGGGTGTGGAAGCTTGGTATTTCTGGCTTTGTAGCTAATGAAATATTATATGAAGAGGGAGTGATTGCAGAGCTTTCGGGTACCCGTTCTCTTACTTTTGCAATAAATCTAGGTACCACTAGAGATGATGTTATGAGGCTCGTGTCGGGTTTAAGGCATATATCAGAGACTTACGACTCTTTAATTCGTGCAAATGAAAAAGGATCAAATGATGTACATATAAAAGCTTTTCTTGGAACCACTGCTACTAGTGGTATGATATTGAGCCCTCGAGAAGCTTTCTTTGCTAGTAAAACAAGCGTGAGTTGCAAAGATGGTATCGGGAAAGTTTGTGGGGAGTTAGTATGTCCATATCCACCTGGAATTCCGCTACTTATACCCGGGGAAGTGATTACCGAAGAAGCATTAAGTTATGTGGTTGAAGTATTACAGAACGGTGGTTTTGTTAGTGGAGCTGCTGATCCTGGTCTTTCCACTATTGTTATTTGCGTTAATCCGGCATGA